One Paraburkholderia aromaticivorans genomic region harbors:
- the irlR gene encoding heavy metal response regulator transcription factor IrlR — protein sequence MRILIVEDEIKTGTYLRKGLTEAGFIVDWVEDGVTGQHRALTEDYDLIVLDVMLPGQDGWTVLKNLRRTHSTSVLLLTARDEVDDKVRGLNMGGDDYLVKPFDFAELLARVRSILRRGQTRDAASLQVSNLVLDLTRRKATRHGDMILLTAKEFALLWLLMRRQGEILPRSTIASQVWDMNFDSDTNVVDAAIRRLRAKVDDNYEPKLIHTVRGMGYVLEERGPSQS from the coding sequence ATGCGCATCCTGATCGTCGAGGACGAAATCAAAACCGGCACGTATCTTCGGAAAGGCTTGACCGAAGCGGGCTTTATCGTCGACTGGGTGGAAGACGGCGTGACCGGCCAGCATCGCGCGTTGACGGAGGACTACGATCTGATCGTGCTCGACGTCATGCTGCCCGGCCAGGACGGCTGGACGGTGCTGAAAAACCTGCGCCGCACCCATTCGACTTCGGTCCTGCTGCTCACCGCGCGCGACGAGGTGGACGACAAGGTGCGCGGCCTCAATATGGGTGGCGACGACTATCTCGTCAAGCCGTTCGACTTCGCCGAACTGCTGGCCCGTGTGCGCTCCATTCTGCGACGTGGGCAAACCCGCGACGCCGCCTCCCTGCAAGTATCGAATCTGGTGCTCGACCTGACGCGCCGCAAGGCCACGCGCCACGGCGACATGATCCTGCTCACGGCCAAGGAATTCGCGTTGCTATGGCTGCTGATGCGCCGTCAGGGCGAAATCCTGCCGCGTTCGACGATTGCTTCCCAGGTGTGGGACATGAACTTCGACAGCGACACGAACGTCGTCGACGCCGCGATCCGCCGCCTGCGCGCGAAGGTCGACGACAACTACGAGCCCAAACTGATCCACACCGTGCGCGGCATGGGCTACGTATTGGAAGAGCGCGGCCCATCGCAGTCATGA
- a CDS encoding DUF4148 domain-containing protein produces the protein MRNAKWFAGVVLGFVWMSASVASDGVLLRDPATGPPATGEAQEQVRQKPRQTQGGEERAVQKARQAPQGKTREEVKRELAVARASGCMNVPDSQYPQPCPLPDGARSVADAFQMR, from the coding sequence GTGCGGAATGCGAAGTGGTTTGCGGGAGTCGTACTGGGCTTTGTCTGGATGAGCGCGTCGGTGGCGAGCGACGGTGTCCTGCTGCGTGACCCAGCCACGGGGCCGCCCGCGACTGGCGAGGCTCAAGAACAGGTGCGGCAAAAACCGCGGCAGACGCAGGGCGGGGAAGAACGTGCGGTGCAGAAGGCGCGGCAGGCGCCGCAAGGAAAGACCCGTGAGGAAGTGAAGCGCGAGTTGGCCGTCGCGCGCGCGTCGGGCTGCATGAACGTGCCGGACAGCCAGTATCCGCAGCCGTGTCCGTTGCCGGACGGCGCGCGTTCCGTGGCGGACGCGTTTCAGATGCGGTAG
- a CDS encoding NAD(P)/FAD-dependent oxidoreductase, translating into MDNTAAHRVVIVGGGVGGLGLATRLSESLGRAGLAQIVLVDRWPTHFWKPLLHEAASGQLDPATHQLQYAVQAQRHGFEFEQGELTALDRAERHITLSALHDADGREILPSRQIAFDTLVLSMGSVTQYFGVPGAAEHALPLESVAHAEAFRRKLLDACLRANHARRARTAQADTPVSINIIGAGATGVELAAALRDTVRLLNRYTPFSLDPVRDFRIRLIESSGRVLPALSETISTRAQRMLASLGVEVLSATRVTEVRADAVLTDGGAPLASDIAIWTAGISGPPVLRTLDGIAVNRNAQIQVNRTLQCTNDANVFGLGDCAACPADDAGAFLAPRAQVAHQQALFLARALKCRIAGEALPEFVYRDAGTLVGFGREGTIGSLSSSLLTRPVFVDGWLATAVYKLIYRRHVMTLTGFARMALDSASHWLRRRVHPVIRLH; encoded by the coding sequence ATGGACAATACGGCGGCGCATCGGGTCGTGATCGTCGGCGGTGGCGTGGGTGGACTCGGGCTGGCCACGCGTCTGTCCGAATCGCTCGGGCGTGCGGGTCTCGCGCAGATCGTGCTGGTCGACCGCTGGCCCACGCACTTCTGGAAGCCGCTGCTGCACGAAGCCGCTTCAGGCCAACTCGATCCCGCGACCCATCAACTGCAATACGCGGTACAGGCGCAACGCCATGGCTTCGAATTCGAACAGGGCGAACTCACCGCGCTCGATCGCGCAGAGCGGCATATCACCCTGAGCGCATTGCATGACGCCGACGGCCGCGAAATTCTGCCGTCACGTCAGATCGCTTTCGATACGCTGGTGCTGTCCATGGGCAGCGTGACGCAATATTTCGGCGTGCCCGGCGCCGCGGAACATGCCTTGCCGCTCGAATCGGTTGCGCATGCGGAAGCATTCCGCCGCAAGCTGCTCGATGCCTGTCTGCGTGCGAATCACGCACGCCGGGCGCGGACCGCGCAAGCGGATACGCCGGTGTCGATCAACATCATCGGTGCGGGCGCAACCGGTGTCGAACTCGCCGCCGCGTTGCGCGACACGGTACGTTTGCTGAATCGCTACACGCCCTTCTCGCTCGATCCGGTGCGCGACTTCCGCATCCGTTTGATCGAAAGCAGCGGACGTGTGCTGCCCGCGTTGTCCGAAACGATTTCAACTCGCGCGCAGCGGATGCTCGCCAGCCTCGGCGTGGAAGTGTTGAGCGCCACACGCGTCACCGAAGTGCGCGCTGACGCCGTGTTGACCGACGGCGGGGCTCCCCTCGCCAGCGACATCGCGATCTGGACGGCGGGCATCTCGGGACCGCCTGTATTGCGCACACTGGACGGCATCGCGGTGAATCGCAACGCGCAGATCCAGGTGAATCGCACCTTGCAGTGCACGAACGACGCGAACGTATTCGGCCTCGGCGACTGCGCGGCCTGTCCCGCCGACGACGCAGGCGCGTTCCTCGCGCCGCGCGCGCAGGTCGCGCATCAGCAGGCGCTGTTTCTTGCGCGTGCGTTGAAGTGCCGGATAGCGGGCGAAGCGCTGCCCGAGTTCGTGTATCGCGACGCCGGCACGCTGGTCGGTTTCGGACGTGAAGGCACCATTGGAAGCCTCAGCAGCAGTTTGCTGACGCGGCCGGTGTTCGTCGACGGATGGCTGGCCACCGCGGTTTACAAGCTCATCTATCGGCGGCACGTGATGACGCTGACCGGCTTCGCGCGCATGGCGCTCGATTCGGCGAGCCATTGGTTGCGCAGACGCGTGCATCCGGTGATCCGTCTGCATTAG
- a CDS encoding LysR family transcriptional regulator, with translation MLKVATFRQLKALHTIAKLGSVSRAAEELRLTQPAVSLQVRLLEEAAGAPLLQRVGRGVQLTAAGEILARYALEILDLWNGAADDLAALHGEQGGTLRIGAITTAEYLIPPFLVRFTESRPQVKVQFKVGNRADIIRMLATHEIDLAVMGSAPRELRTAATAFAKHPMAFVASPAHALMKKKRLSLDDLQSANLFVRERGSGTRSTVENLFRLAGLKLHIGSELSSNEAIKQLVEAGLGIAFLSLHACSLEFQAGLLALLPMPANPIERDWYVMHVSDKRLPHVAGLFRDFLIEHGMSGAVPVPLPAVAAAKKRRQTRQAGGAEAA, from the coding sequence ATGTTAAAAGTCGCGACGTTTCGTCAGTTGAAGGCCTTGCACACGATTGCGAAGCTCGGCAGCGTGTCACGCGCGGCCGAGGAATTGCGGCTCACGCAACCAGCTGTGTCGCTACAGGTGCGTCTGCTGGAAGAGGCCGCGGGTGCGCCGCTCCTGCAACGCGTGGGCCGTGGCGTGCAGTTGACCGCGGCCGGTGAGATCCTGGCCCGCTATGCGCTGGAGATCCTCGACCTGTGGAACGGCGCGGCCGACGATCTGGCCGCGTTGCACGGCGAACAGGGCGGCACGCTGCGCATCGGCGCGATCACCACGGCCGAGTATCTGATCCCGCCGTTTCTGGTGCGTTTCACCGAATCGCGTCCGCAAGTGAAGGTGCAGTTCAAGGTCGGCAATCGCGCCGACATCATCCGTATGCTGGCGACGCATGAAATCGATCTCGCGGTGATGGGCAGCGCGCCGCGCGAATTGCGCACGGCGGCGACCGCGTTCGCCAAACATCCGATGGCGTTCGTCGCCTCGCCCGCGCACGCGCTGATGAAGAAAAAGCGCTTGTCGCTCGACGATCTGCAAAGCGCGAATCTGTTCGTGCGGGAACGCGGCTCGGGCACGCGTTCGACCGTCGAGAATCTGTTTCGCCTCGCGGGCCTCAAGCTTCACATCGGCTCGGAGTTGTCGAGCAACGAAGCGATCAAGCAACTGGTCGAGGCGGGACTGGGTATCGCTTTCCTTTCGCTGCACGCCTGTTCGCTGGAGTTTCAGGCGGGCTTGCTCGCGCTGTTGCCGATGCCCGCCAACCCGATCGAGCGCGACTGGTATGTGATGCATGTGTCGGACAAACGCTTGCCACATGTGGCAGGGTTGTTCCGCGATTTTCTGATCGAGCACGGGATGTCGGGCGCGGTGCCGGTGCCGCTGCCTGCCGTCGCCGCCGCGAAAAAACGCCGCCAGACGCGCCAGGCGGGCGGCGCGGAGGCGGCGTAG
- a CDS encoding purine-cytosine permease family protein: MSSNSITQVETFGFERIPDRSRYARPIDLFRLLFGGCNTFSTSVLGSFPVLLGLSFKAGVWSIVLGVLIGSCILAPMSLFGPRNGTSDPVSSGAHFGIHGRIVGSFLAVLTAVAFFSLAVWSSGDALVGGANHLLGLPVNWMTLSFTYGLFAVLVLTVCVYGFRFMLWVNKIAVWAASILFVVGLFAFTKSFDGAYAGKVALGSVGFWPAFVSAVLVAMSNPVSFACTLGDWARYIPENTPRKRTILAVMLAQLATFVPFFFGLATATIIASKAPDFIASNNYVGGLLAISPNWFFLPVCLIAIIGGMSTGTTALYGTGLDMSSMFPKFLNRVRATLLIGSLAIGFIFLGRFAFNLVESVSTFSVLINVCSCPWMVIMIIGFVTRRGFYLSDDLQVFNRGGRGGHYWFTHGWNWRAMGAWIPSAAISLCFVNLPDQFVGPLGQLAGGLDISMPVSLTLAAALYIALLQCFPEPDGVYGPQGRRWLRGGSRRNVTVHPVVPATKLKVVAQSRVRAEREREAELDTQDAG, translated from the coding sequence ATGAGCAGTAACAGCATCACTCAAGTCGAAACATTCGGTTTCGAACGCATTCCGGATCGCTCGCGCTATGCGCGGCCGATCGATCTGTTCCGCTTGCTGTTCGGCGGTTGCAATACTTTTTCCACTTCCGTGCTCGGCAGTTTTCCAGTGCTGCTCGGTTTGTCGTTCAAGGCGGGTGTCTGGTCGATCGTGCTCGGCGTGCTGATCGGCTCGTGCATTCTCGCGCCGATGAGCCTGTTCGGTCCGCGTAACGGCACCAGCGACCCGGTCTCGTCGGGCGCGCATTTCGGCATTCACGGGCGGATCGTCGGCTCCTTTCTGGCAGTGCTGACCGCGGTTGCGTTTTTCTCGCTGGCGGTGTGGAGTTCGGGCGATGCCCTAGTGGGCGGCGCGAATCATCTGCTCGGTTTGCCGGTCAACTGGATGACGCTGAGCTTCACGTACGGTCTGTTCGCGGTGCTGGTGCTGACCGTGTGCGTGTACGGTTTCCGCTTCATGCTGTGGGTCAACAAGATTGCGGTGTGGGCAGCGAGCATTCTGTTCGTGGTCGGTCTGTTCGCTTTTACCAAGTCGTTCGATGGCGCATACGCCGGCAAGGTCGCGCTCGGCTCGGTGGGTTTCTGGCCGGCCTTTGTGAGCGCCGTGCTGGTCGCGATGAGCAATCCCGTATCGTTCGCCTGCACGCTTGGCGACTGGGCCCGCTATATTCCGGAGAACACGCCGAGAAAGCGCACGATCCTCGCGGTGATGCTCGCGCAACTGGCCACGTTCGTGCCGTTTTTCTTCGGTCTTGCCACGGCGACGATCATCGCCAGCAAGGCGCCGGATTTCATCGCGTCGAATAACTACGTGGGCGGTTTGCTGGCCATCTCGCCGAACTGGTTCTTCCTGCCGGTGTGCCTGATCGCGATCATCGGCGGCATGTCGACGGGCACGACCGCGCTGTATGGCACCGGCCTCGATATGTCGAGCATGTTTCCGAAGTTCCTGAACCGCGTGCGCGCTACGTTGTTGATCGGCAGCCTCGCCATCGGCTTTATTTTTCTCGGCCGCTTCGCATTCAATCTGGTCGAAAGCGTGTCGACGTTCTCGGTGCTGATCAACGTCTGCAGTTGCCCGTGGATGGTGATCATGATCATCGGCTTCGTCACGCGGCGCGGTTTTTATCTGTCCGACGACTTGCAGGTGTTCAATCGCGGCGGCCGTGGCGGTCATTACTGGTTCACGCACGGCTGGAACTGGCGCGCGATGGGTGCATGGATTCCGAGCGCGGCGATCAGCTTGTGCTTCGTGAATCTGCCGGATCAGTTCGTCGGTCCGCTCGGCCAGCTCGCTGGCGGTCTCGACATCAGCATGCCGGTTTCGCTGACGCTGGCGGCCGCGCTGTATATCGCTTTGTTGCAGTGCTTTCCGGAACCGGACGGCGTGTACGGACCGCAAGGCCGACGTTGGCTGCGTGGCGGTTCGAGGCGCAATGTAACCGTGCATCCCGTGGTGCCGGCGACTAAGCTTAAGGTAGTCGCGCAGTCGCGGGTGCGTGCGGAGCGCGAGCGCGAGGCAGAGTTGGATACGCAGGACGCAGGTTGA
- a CDS encoding NAD(P)/FAD-dependent oxidoreductase encodes MSESVKRAFEGVKLFPFWLDNPRAPAVERELIGPTTADLVVVGGGFTGLWAAIQAKEADPSLDVVLVEAGKVAYGASGRPGGIISTSVMHGLPNATRVFPQDLDVLEKLGQENLDGFKESLTRYGIEADVEWNGEMTVAVDPGHLGHLKGDYELHVAHGHDVVLLDSQGAREQLDSPLFAGAMWSRNRSGTIHPAKLAWGLKAAALKLGVRLHEHSPITRLEDCGAKMIVHTQSGRIETPRVLLGTGTADVGVTDIKRRVMQVRDHIVATAPLSDEQMARIGWKNRQGIYDTRTQLNYFRLTKDNRIIFGGRVSYHFGGNPNPAEDRDESTYYKLAEAFYRNFPQLDDVRFTHAWGGPIDYCSRGAVFARRYHGGKSVFVAGYTGFGVAGSRFGAKMGLDMLWHRETVITSLDISRKGPSYIPPEPVRWIAAKITFNAFDGADDRGGWRRLWINSIKALGFPM; translated from the coding sequence ATGAGCGAGTCAGTAAAGCGCGCGTTTGAAGGGGTAAAACTGTTTCCGTTCTGGCTGGACAATCCGCGCGCGCCGGCTGTCGAACGGGAATTGATCGGTCCGACCACCGCCGATCTGGTCGTGGTGGGCGGCGGTTTCACCGGTCTGTGGGCCGCGATTCAGGCGAAAGAAGCTGACCCGTCGCTCGACGTCGTGCTGGTCGAGGCGGGCAAGGTAGCGTATGGCGCCTCGGGCCGTCCGGGCGGCATCATCTCGACTTCGGTGATGCACGGCCTGCCGAACGCGACGCGTGTCTTTCCGCAAGACCTCGACGTGCTCGAAAAACTGGGCCAGGAGAATCTCGACGGCTTCAAGGAATCGTTGACGCGCTACGGCATCGAGGCGGATGTCGAATGGAACGGCGAGATGACGGTCGCGGTCGATCCGGGCCATCTTGGTCATCTGAAGGGCGATTACGAACTGCATGTCGCACACGGACACGACGTCGTGCTACTCGACAGTCAAGGCGCGCGCGAGCAACTCGATTCGCCGCTCTTCGCAGGCGCGATGTGGTCGCGCAATCGCAGCGGCACGATTCATCCGGCGAAGCTCGCGTGGGGTTTGAAGGCCGCCGCGCTGAAACTCGGCGTGCGTCTGCATGAACATTCGCCAATTACGCGTCTCGAAGATTGCGGCGCGAAGATGATCGTGCACACGCAGTCGGGCCGCATCGAAACGCCGCGCGTGCTGCTCGGCACCGGCACCGCGGACGTCGGGGTGACGGACATCAAGCGCCGGGTGATGCAGGTGCGCGATCACATCGTCGCGACGGCGCCGTTGAGCGACGAGCAGATGGCGCGCATCGGCTGGAAGAATCGCCAGGGCATATACGACACACGTACGCAGCTCAATTATTTCCGGCTCACCAAGGACAACCGCATTATTTTCGGCGGACGGGTGAGCTATCACTTCGGCGGCAACCCGAATCCGGCGGAGGATCGCGACGAAAGCACCTATTACAAGCTCGCCGAAGCGTTCTACCGCAACTTCCCGCAACTCGACGACGTGCGCTTCACGCATGCATGGGGCGGCCCGATCGATTACTGCTCGCGCGGCGCGGTGTTCGCGCGCCGCTATCACGGTGGAAAGAGCGTGTTCGTCGCGGGTTACACGGGCTTTGGCGTGGCGGGCAGCCGCTTCGGCGCGAAGATGGGCCTCGACATGCTGTGGCATCGCGAGACGGTGATCACGTCGCTCGATATTTCGCGCAAGGGGCCGTCGTATATTCCGCCGGAACCGGTGCGCTGGATCGCTGCGAAGATCACCTTCAACGCGTTCGACGGCGCCGACGATCGCGGCGGCTGGCGTCGTCTGTGGATCAATTCGATCAAGGCGCTGGGTTTTCCGATGTAG
- a CDS encoding cupin domain-containing protein has protein sequence MSNITFTRIDAKGPGASGLNPALHDPADVILDGAKAPHALNAYSDATNMLSAGVWQCDAGTLKLADLPIHEVCVLIEGEVVITSDDGRSERYAAGDAFILHKGFSGTWHMPVATKKYSIVYCG, from the coding sequence ATGAGCAACATCACTTTCACCCGCATCGACGCTAAAGGCCCTGGCGCTTCCGGTCTGAACCCGGCCCTGCACGATCCGGCCGACGTCATCCTCGACGGTGCCAAGGCACCGCACGCCCTCAACGCTTATTCCGACGCCACCAACATGTTGTCCGCCGGCGTGTGGCAATGCGATGCGGGCACGCTGAAGCTGGCCGACCTGCCGATCCACGAAGTGTGCGTGCTGATCGAAGGCGAAGTCGTGATCACCAGCGACGACGGCCGCAGCGAACGCTATGCCGCCGGCGACGCCTTCATCCTGCACAAAGGCTTCTCGGGCACGTGGCATATGCCGGTGGCGACCAAGAAGTACAGCATCGTGTACTGCGGTTGA
- a CDS encoding aldehyde dehydrogenase family protein: MQHAKQFYIDGQWVDPVAPLDHENAATLDVIDPSTATAFAQISLGSAADVDRAVAAAKRAFPAYSETTIAQRIDLLQAILDVYRKRYDDMVHAISREMGAPLQYANDAQAWTGVAHLETMIRTLDTFEFEYVKSGILIRKEAVGVCGLITPWNWPALQITTKVAPALAAGCTMVLKPSELAPLSAIVFAEILDEAGVPAGVFNLVNGEGRTVGEAMSSHPDIDMMSFTGSTRAGVQVAKAAADTVKRVHQELGGKSANLILEDADLKAAVMRGARACFDNSGQSCDAPTRMFVPRAREAEALAYAKEAAEALSVGPADAKGTDLGPVISEQQFDKIQRLIGVGIEEGATLVAGGAGRPEGLKDGYFVRPTVFGKVTPDMTIAREEIFGPVLSILAYDSEDDAIAMANDSLYGLAGYIQSGSIEHARAVAKRLRTGTIYLNYADYNPEAPFGGFKQSGNGREYGEFGLEDFLEIKGVVGYDA; this comes from the coding sequence ATGCAACACGCCAAGCAGTTTTATATCGACGGTCAATGGGTCGACCCGGTCGCCCCGCTTGATCATGAAAACGCCGCCACGCTCGACGTGATCGATCCGTCCACCGCCACCGCGTTCGCGCAGATTTCACTGGGCAGCGCGGCGGATGTCGATCGCGCCGTCGCGGCCGCGAAGCGCGCGTTTCCCGCCTATAGCGAGACGACGATCGCGCAACGCATCGACTTGTTGCAAGCAATCCTCGACGTCTATCGCAAGCGCTATGACGACATGGTGCACGCGATCAGCCGCGAGATGGGCGCGCCGCTGCAGTACGCGAACGACGCGCAGGCGTGGACCGGTGTCGCGCATCTGGAAACGATGATCCGCACGCTCGATACGTTCGAGTTCGAGTATGTGAAGAGCGGCATTCTGATCCGCAAGGAAGCGGTCGGCGTGTGCGGGCTGATCACGCCATGGAACTGGCCGGCCTTGCAGATCACCACCAAGGTCGCGCCCGCGCTTGCGGCCGGCTGCACGATGGTGCTCAAGCCTTCGGAACTGGCGCCGCTGTCCGCCATCGTCTTCGCCGAGATTCTCGACGAAGCGGGCGTGCCTGCCGGTGTGTTCAACCTCGTGAACGGCGAAGGCCGCACCGTGGGCGAAGCGATGTCGTCGCATCCGGACATCGACATGATGTCGTTCACCGGCTCGACGCGCGCGGGCGTGCAGGTCGCGAAGGCCGCGGCGGATACGGTCAAGCGCGTACATCAGGAACTGGGCGGCAAATCGGCCAACCTGATTCTCGAAGACGCCGATCTGAAAGCAGCCGTGATGCGCGGCGCGCGTGCCTGTTTCGACAACAGCGGCCAATCGTGCGATGCGCCCACGCGCATGTTCGTGCCGCGTGCGCGCGAAGCCGAAGCCTTGGCGTATGCGAAAGAAGCCGCGGAAGCGTTGAGCGTCGGTCCCGCGGATGCGAAGGGCACGGACCTCGGCCCCGTGATCAGCGAACAGCAGTTCGACAAGATCCAGCGGCTGATCGGCGTGGGCATCGAAGAGGGCGCCACGCTGGTGGCCGGCGGCGCGGGCCGCCCCGAAGGATTGAAGGACGGCTACTTCGTGCGGCCGACGGTCTTCGGCAAGGTCACGCCGGACATGACGATCGCGCGCGAGGAAATCTTCGGGCCGGTCCTGTCGATCCTTGCCTACGACTCCGAAGACGACGCGATCGCGATGGCCAACGACAGCCTCTACGGTCTCGCGGGCTACATTCAATCCGGCTCGATCGAGCACGCGCGTGCGGTGGCGAAGCGCCTGCGCACAGGCACGATCTATCTGAACTACGCGGACTACAACCCTGAGGCGCCGTTCGGCGGCTTCAAGCAATCGGGCAATGGACGCGAGTACGGCGAGTTCGGTCTGGAGGACTTTCTGGAGATCAAGGGCGTGGTCGGTTACGACGCCTGA
- a CDS encoding LysR substrate-binding domain-containing protein has protein sequence MKLHQLSTLAAIADTGSIRAAARSLDLSPAAVTKAMRELEADLQAPLVVRSASGVAFTEFGRALVVHARLVLGQLQRAQAEIEALRGAAAGKLSIGVTPWVALTFLPPTVQRFRQRMPEVQLEFFEGLLAVVQPRLRDGSLDFSIGRPPPASPQSEFHNVPLFSTHSAVVARRDHPKAGCRTLLELEDAEWILNWDPASRESISDNVFRKRGMQVPHTILLAHSLAVVLGLLAHTDMLSIFPWPLVEVTLAKEQLWALPLRETVDETIVSITSRRGAPTSPAAACFLECLREVIDEGARSQDPEQRRLFHSIELLL, from the coding sequence ATGAAACTGCATCAGCTCAGCACCTTAGCGGCCATCGCCGATACTGGAAGTATCCGGGCGGCGGCCCGTTCGCTCGACCTGTCGCCCGCTGCCGTGACCAAGGCGATGCGCGAACTGGAAGCGGATCTGCAAGCGCCGCTGGTGGTGCGCAGCGCGAGCGGCGTCGCGTTTACCGAGTTCGGCCGCGCGCTGGTCGTGCATGCGCGGCTGGTGTTGGGGCAACTGCAGCGGGCGCAAGCGGAGATCGAAGCATTACGCGGTGCGGCGGCCGGCAAGCTGTCGATCGGCGTCACGCCGTGGGTCGCATTGACGTTTCTGCCGCCCACGGTGCAGCGCTTCCGGCAGCGCATGCCCGAAGTGCAACTGGAGTTTTTCGAAGGATTGCTCGCGGTGGTGCAGCCGCGTTTGCGCGACGGCAGCCTCGATTTTTCGATCGGACGGCCGCCGCCCGCGTCGCCGCAATCGGAGTTTCACAACGTGCCGCTGTTTTCCACGCATTCGGCCGTGGTCGCGCGGCGCGATCATCCTAAGGCCGGCTGCCGCACGCTGCTCGAACTGGAAGACGCGGAGTGGATATTGAACTGGGACCCGGCGAGTCGCGAGTCGATCTCGGACAATGTGTTCCGCAAGCGCGGCATGCAGGTGCCGCACACCATTCTTCTCGCGCATTCGCTGGCGGTGGTGCTGGGTTTGCTTGCACACACGGACATGCTCAGCATTTTTCCGTGGCCGCTCGTGGAAGTGACGCTCGCGAAGGAGCAGTTGTGGGCGCTGCCGCTGCGTGAGACGGTCGATGAAACCATCGTCAGCATCACCTCACGCCGCGGCGCGCCGACGAGTCCGGCGGCCGCGTGCTTTCTCGAATGCCTGCGTGAAGTGATCGACGAAGGGGCGCGCTCGCAAGATCCCGAGCAGCGCCGGCTGTTTCATTCGATCGAGTTGCTGCTTTAG
- a CDS encoding M20 aminoacylase family protein: MNTMAIPAGIAELEDEMIALRRQIHAHPELAYEEFATGDLVAERLQEWGYTVHRGLGQTGVVGQLKVGDGTRKLGLRADMDALPIHETTGLPYASKLPGKMHACGHDGHTAMLLAAAKHLAQEKCFDGTLNLIFQPAEEGLAGAKKMLEDGLFDKFPCDAVFAMHNMPGYPTGKFGFLPGSFMASSDTVIIKVTGRGGHGAVPHKAVDPVVVCAQIVLALQSIVSRNIAPLDMAIITVGAIHAGEAPNVIPETAEMRLSVRALKPEVRDYLQERITAVACGQAAVFGAQAHVDYQRRYPVLVNDAAMTGLARQVALDWLGDDGLIADMQPLTGSEDFAFLLERCPGSYLIIGNGDGEGGCMVHNPGYDFNDDCLATGAAYWVRLAQTFLA; the protein is encoded by the coding sequence GTGAACACCATGGCCATTCCGGCGGGCATCGCCGAACTCGAAGACGAAATGATCGCGCTGCGCCGCCAGATCCACGCGCATCCCGAACTGGCTTACGAAGAGTTCGCCACCGGCGACCTGGTCGCCGAACGCCTGCAGGAGTGGGGCTACACCGTGCATCGCGGGCTGGGTCAGACGGGCGTTGTCGGCCAATTGAAAGTCGGCGACGGCACGCGCAAGCTCGGGCTGCGCGCCGACATGGACGCGTTGCCGATTCATGAGACCACCGGCCTGCCGTACGCGAGCAAGCTGCCCGGCAAGATGCACGCATGCGGACACGACGGCCACACGGCCATGCTACTCGCCGCCGCTAAACATCTGGCGCAGGAAAAGTGCTTCGACGGTACGTTGAATCTGATTTTCCAGCCCGCCGAAGAGGGTCTCGCCGGCGCGAAGAAAATGCTCGAGGACGGCCTGTTCGACAAGTTTCCGTGCGACGCGGTGTTCGCGATGCACAACATGCCGGGCTATCCGACTGGCAAGTTCGGCTTCCTGCCGGGTTCGTTCATGGCTTCGTCGGATACGGTGATCATCAAGGTAACCGGCCGCGGCGGTCATGGCGCGGTGCCGCATAAGGCCGTCGATCCGGTGGTGGTGTGCGCGCAGATCGTGCTGGCGTTGCAGTCCATCGTGTCGCGCAATATCGCACCGCTCGATATGGCGATCATCACCGTCGGCGCGATTCACGCGGGCGAAGCGCCGAACGTGATTCCGGAGACAGCCGAGATGCGCCTCTCGGTGCGCGCGTTGAAACCCGAGGTTCGCGATTATCTGCAGGAACGCATCACGGCGGTGGCGTGCGGCCAGGCGGCCGTGTTCGGCGCGCAAGCGCACGTGGACTATCAGCGTCGCTATCCGGTTCTCGTCAACGATGCGGCCATGACCGGGCTCGCGCGGCAAGTCGCGCTCGACTGGCTCGGCGACGACGGCCTGATTGCCGACATGCAGCCGCTCACCGGCAGCGAGGACTTCGCGTTCCTGCTCGAGCGTTGCCCCGGCAGCTACCTGATCATCGGCAATGGCGACGGCGAGGGCGGCTGCATGGTCCACAACCCGGGCTACGACTTCAACGACGATTGCCTCGCCACCGGCGCCGCCTACTGGGTGAGACTCGCGCAGACGTTTCTGGCCTGA